In one window of Palaemon carinicauda isolate YSFRI2023 unplaced genomic scaffold, ASM3689809v2 scaffold93, whole genome shotgun sequence DNA:
- the LOC137637691 gene encoding uncharacterized protein has protein sequence SFSSSFSSSISSSSFSSSNSSSNSSKFSLLENFSSSFSSSFSSSSFSSSFFSSSSSSISCPSKSVSIS, from the exons tctttctcctcctccttctcctcctctatctcctcctcctccttctcctcc tccaattcttcttcaaattcGTCCAAGTTCTCAttactcgagaatttctcctcctccttctcctcctcattctcctcctcctccttctcctcctccttcttctcctcctcctcctcctccatttcatGTCCATCTAAGTCAGTATCCATTTCGTGA